The proteins below are encoded in one region of Candidatus Cloacimonadota bacterium:
- a CDS encoding DUF2815 family protein encodes MSTQIVTGKVRFSFAFLAKPRKNDRDEDKFSVTVLLPKSDTATIKAIREAEKEAAHKKFPGKPATFYSAIKSVIHDGDGLRPAGEAFGPECKGCWVFTASTGDRPGVVDENLQPLLEPIKSGDYGRVDVNFYGFDTAGNRGVAAGLNNVQLLERGESLGGRRDAATAFGGF; translated from the coding sequence ATGAGCACTCAGATTGTCACCGGTAAAGTGAGGTTTTCTTTCGCCTTCCTCGCCAAGCCCCGCAAGAACGATCGCGACGAGGACAAGTTCTCGGTCACCGTCCTGCTGCCCAAGTCGGACACGGCCACCATCAAGGCCATCCGTGAAGCGGAAAAGGAAGCTGCCCACAAGAAGTTCCCGGGCAAGCCTGCCACCTTCTACAGCGCCATCAAGAGCGTGATCCACGACGGTGACGGCCTGCGTCCCGCCGGCGAAGCCTTCGGCCCGGAATGCAAGGGCTGCTGGGTCTTCACCGCCAGCACGGGAGACCGTCCGGGCGTGGTGGATGAGAACCTTCAGCCGCTGCTGGAACCCATCAAGTCGGGTGACTACGGCCGCGTCGATGTGAATTTCTACGGCTTTGACACCGCGGGCAATCGCGGTGTGGCCGCCGGCCTGAACAACGTCCAGTTGCTCGAACGTGGCGAAAGCCTCGGCGGGCGCCGGGATGCTGCCACGGCATTCGGCGGGTTTTGA